A single window of Terriglobia bacterium DNA harbors:
- a CDS encoding putative Ig domain-containing protein produces MTPPTLTTGIGNVYYSQYISGQGGSSPYTFTMINGSLPDGMHFSSGGRLYGTPTQAGNFQFTLQATDSSTPAYTGFQSFSLNISPYISISPTALPGATLLTPYSQTLTASGGTAPYTFAITSGALPPEISLSADGIISGIPTSSGSFNFTITATDSTLPNHSWQSVSYTYTAALSPPTVTAINPSSGTNNAPVSIASITGSNFALGWDKENGLVGNWRMDESSGSSVADSSGNNNTGIVTGTTISAGAKSGLSNARGFSGTLGDSVEIPDAPGLNVTGNFTVGFWINLSANANALWPQIFLKGDGVSRTPGIWLASTNYCGAVNKLYASFDATGGANQGTACPNTNLSLNTWYYITVVFEAPNLTMYVNGIQDVAATVINGTPVVNPASLHFGASPGMNAFSGVLDEVRFYNRALSPAEITQLMAAAGPGGVKLSKSGQSDIGGTGFTLSNSTQLSTGSLNISGAVPGQWDVVVTDPDGQSGTRAGGFTVNSPPPPNPVPSISSISPPSVSAGSATFTLTVNGSNFIGASMVQVNGNTRTTTFASSSQISAQIPSSDVTITGSLIITVFNPAPGGGTSNSATLTVTPPGGGLKGEYFNNMSLSGTPTLTRTDPAVNFNWGNGSPDPAIPNDNFSVRWSGQVQAQFSEAYTFYAITDDGVRLWVNGVLMIDEWIDQGPTAWSRSITLAANQKYNIIMEYYEHAGGASAQLSWMSPSTPYQIVPQSALTSTLGALVPGTGIGLTGKYFDNDYLVDPAVNVQVDPTINFNWGTGSPTYLPADHFSIRWTGQVEPQFSETYTFYAKTNDGPRLWVNGQQIINHWTSTTTQEWTGTITLTANQRYSIKLEYHETTGTAQAQLSWSSPSTPKQIIPQNRLYP; encoded by the coding sequence ATGACACCCCCAACGCTCACGACAGGGATAGGCAATGTATACTATAGCCAGTACATAAGTGGCCAGGGCGGCAGCTCTCCGTACACCTTTACGATGATAAATGGGAGTTTGCCTGATGGCATGCATTTCTCAAGCGGCGGGAGATTGTACGGGACGCCGACCCAAGCGGGAAATTTCCAGTTCACGTTGCAGGCGACGGATTCGAGCACGCCAGCATATACCGGCTTTCAGAGTTTCTCTCTGAACATCTCCCCGTATATTTCGATCAGTCCGACAGCGCTCCCGGGTGCTACCCTTCTAACCCCTTACAGTCAGACGCTCACAGCAAGTGGCGGGACAGCACCTTATACGTTCGCAATCACCTCGGGGGCACTGCCTCCTGAGATATCTCTTTCTGCTGACGGAATTATCAGCGGCATTCCCACATCAAGCGGAAGCTTCAACTTCACAATAACAGCGACCGACTCGACGCTCCCAAATCACTCCTGGCAAAGCGTCTCCTATACATACACAGCAGCCCTCTCCCCGCCGACAGTGACTGCCATCAACCCATCAAGCGGGACAAATAATGCCCCGGTGAGCATCGCCTCCATCACCGGTTCGAACTTCGCCCTGGGATGGGACAAAGAGAATGGCCTGGTGGGGAACTGGCGGATGGACGAGAGCAGTGGAAGCTCGGTCGCCGACTCCAGTGGAAACAACAATACAGGGATTGTCACAGGCACGACGATCTCTGCCGGCGCGAAATCCGGACTGAGCAATGCCAGGGGTTTTAGTGGGACCCTTGGGGATTCTGTGGAAATCCCCGACGCGCCCGGTTTGAACGTGACGGGGAATTTCACGGTGGGATTTTGGATTAACCTTTCAGCAAACGCCAATGCTCTTTGGCCGCAAATTTTTCTGAAGGGGGATGGAGTTTCCCGAACTCCTGGAATCTGGCTTGCTTCCACCAACTACTGCGGCGCCGTCAATAAATTGTATGCGAGCTTTGACGCCACCGGTGGCGCCAATCAAGGCACCGCCTGCCCAAACACCAATCTGAGTCTCAATACATGGTATTACATCACGGTGGTCTTTGAGGCGCCGAATCTCACCATGTACGTAAATGGCATACAGGATGTTGCTGCTACAGTCATCAATGGCACCCCGGTGGTGAACCCCGCAAGCCTTCATTTTGGGGCGTCTCCAGGCATGAATGCTTTCAGCGGGGTGTTGGATGAGGTGCGTTTTTATAATCGTGCCCTATCTCCGGCCGAGATTACCCAGCTGATGGCCGCGGCGGGGCCCGGGGGGGTGAAACTCTCCAAGAGCGGACAGAGTGACATTGGAGGTACAGGTTTTACTCTCTCAAACTCCACCCAACTTTCAACCGGCAGCCTTAATATCAGCGGCGCAGTTCCCGGCCAATGGGATGTTGTGGTGACCGACCCCGATGGGCAGTCGGGGACACGCGCTGGTGGATTCACGGTTAATTCCCCTCCACCGCCCAACCCTGTCCCTTCGATTTCAAGCATTTCACCCCCAAGTGTCTCGGCGGGCAGTGCCACCTTTACCCTGACCGTCAATGGCTCCAATTTCATTGGTGCCTCGATGGTTCAGGTCAACGGGAACACTCGGACCACAACTTTTGCCAGCTCCAGTCAAATCAGCGCTCAGATCCCAAGTTCCGATGTGACTATAACAGGCTCCCTGATTATCACTGTATTCAACCCGGCGCCCGGCGGCGGTACCTCGAACTCGGCAACACTCACCGTGACTCCTCCGGGAGGAGGATTGAAGGGTGAGTACTTTAACAACATGAGCCTCTCAGGAACCCCCACACTGACGCGCACCGATCCTGCGGTCAACTTCAATTGGGGCAATGGCAGTCCGGATCCTGCTATCCCCAATGATAATTTCAGCGTGCGTTGGAGCGGACAGGTGCAGGCGCAGTTCTCTGAGGCCTACACCTTCTACGCCATAACCGATGATGGTGTGAGACTGTGGGTGAACGGCGTCTTGATGATTGACGAGTGGATTGATCAGGGTCCCACGGCGTGGAGTCGGAGTATAACTCTCGCAGCCAATCAGAAGTACAACATCATCATGGAGTATTACGAACACGCAGGGGGTGCATCGGCTCAACTTTCCTGGATGAGCCCCTCCACACCGTATCAGATAGTGCCGCAAAGCGCGCTCACGTCGACTCTGGGCGCCCTTGTCCCCGGGACAGGAATTGGCCTGACCGGGAAGTATTTTGACAATGACTATCTGGTGGACCCTGCGGTCAATGTCCAAGTCGATCCGACAATCAATTTCAATTGGGGCACAGGTAGTCCCACTTACTTGCCTGCCGACCATTTCAGCATTCGCTGGACGGGGCAGGTGGAGCCTCAGTTCTCTGAGACTTACACCTTTTACGCCAAGACGAATGATGGGCCAAGGCTGTGGGTAAACGGCCAACAGATCATCAACCACTGGACCAGCACAACGACACAGGAATGGACCGGGACCATCACCCTGACGGCCAATCAGAGGTACAGCATCAAGTTGGAGTATCACGAAACGACAGGAACTGCTCAGGCCCAACTCTCCTGGAGCAGCCCGTCCACACCCAAGCAGATCATCCCGCAGAACCGGTTGTATCCGTGA
- a CDS encoding Ig domain-containing protein, whose translation MSARRAREILYCSGVWLILLCALAGLCLPMVLSAQSPSQPSKEYIYIGGRLIAIEGPVAQTLAIGPSTLPNARLGIPYNQALSASGGTDPYTFTVTTGTLPSGLSLSPAGTITGTPTATGSPSFVVQATDSSTPSAKSGSHSYTLSVTNSPITITPTDLPSGTVGVFYTQTLAASGGTAPYTFAVTLGTLPTGLSLSGGTISGTPNTGGNFSFTVTVTDSTTVPGPYSSEISYTITIISSTITLSPSSLPIAQLDTN comes from the coding sequence TTGAGTGCAAGAAGAGCCAGGGAAATCCTCTATTGCTCGGGGGTATGGCTAATCCTGTTGTGCGCACTGGCAGGGCTATGCCTGCCGATGGTTTTGTCCGCCCAGTCTCCCAGTCAGCCCTCAAAGGAATATATCTACATCGGCGGACGGCTCATCGCAATCGAAGGCCCGGTCGCACAAACCCTCGCTATCGGCCCTTCGACATTGCCGAACGCGAGACTGGGAATCCCGTACAACCAAGCTCTCTCTGCCAGTGGAGGGACGGACCCGTATACGTTCACCGTCACAACAGGCACCCTCCCCTCAGGGTTGAGTTTGTCACCCGCGGGGACCATAACCGGAACTCCGACAGCAACAGGTAGTCCGAGCTTTGTGGTGCAGGCGACCGATTCAAGCACACCATCAGCGAAGAGTGGTTCACATAGCTACACATTAAGTGTAACGAACTCGCCGATCACTATTACTCCAACCGACCTCCCCAGCGGGACCGTTGGGGTCTTTTACACCCAGACGCTGGCGGCCAGTGGCGGCACAGCACCCTACACCTTTGCCGTCACCTTGGGGACATTGCCGACTGGTTTGTCACTCTCAGGGGGAACGATCAGCGGCACCCCCAACACAGGGGGAAACTTCAGCTTCACCGTAACAGTCACCGATTCGACCACCGTGCCGGGCCCATACAGCAGTGAAATAAGTTACACCATCACGATTATCAGCTCTACCATTACGCTAAGTCCCTCGTCGTTGCCCATTGCACAACTCGACACCAATTAA
- a CDS encoding pyridoxine 5'-phosphate synthase, with translation MTRLGVNVDHMATLREARKTNEPDPVTAALVAENAGADQITVHLRADRRHIQDRDVELLREVVKTRLNLEMAATTEMIAFALEVRPDVCTLVPEQPNEITTQGGLNCVAHFDPLKDALRKLHEGAMAVSLFIDPEGEQIEAARDLKVKMVELNTARYSEASLYITPANERAIEAELRKVRAAAEMAAEAGLEVLAGHGLTYRNVRSIVAVEEIEELNIGHNIIARATLVGLDQAVREMLALLR, from the coding sequence ATGACGCGATTGGGTGTCAATGTGGATCACATGGCTACGCTCCGCGAGGCCCGGAAGACGAACGAGCCGGATCCCGTGACGGCGGCCTTGGTGGCTGAAAATGCCGGCGCCGATCAGATTACGGTCCATTTACGCGCAGACCGGCGGCACATCCAGGACCGCGATGTGGAGCTTCTGCGAGAAGTGGTCAAGACGCGCTTGAACCTGGAGATGGCGGCAACAACGGAAATGATCGCGTTTGCCCTCGAGGTGAGGCCCGACGTGTGCACCCTGGTTCCGGAGCAGCCCAATGAAATTACCACCCAGGGCGGACTGAATTGCGTGGCCCACTTTGATCCGCTCAAGGATGCCCTTCGAAAATTACATGAGGGCGCGATGGCCGTCAGCTTGTTCATTGACCCGGAAGGGGAGCAGATCGAAGCGGCGCGCGACCTGAAGGTCAAGATGGTTGAATTGAACACAGCGCGATATTCGGAGGCATCGCTTTACATTACCCCGGCCAACGAAAGGGCGATTGAAGCAGAACTCCGGAAGGTGCGCGCGGCCGCGGAAATGGCGGCGGAGGCCGGTCTCGAGGTGCTCGCCGGCCATGGCCTGACGTACCGGAACGTCCGTTCGATCGTGGCCGTCGAGGAGATCGAGGAACTCAACATTGGTCACAACATCATTGCCCGCGCCACGCTCGTCGGCCTCGACCAGGCGGTGCGGGAAATGTTGGCCCTTCTGCGATAG
- a CDS encoding glycosyltransferase family 2 protein, which yields MSPGAVEISVVIPAYNEAQRISLSLERIGAYFNNEQSSVEIVVVDDGSSDQTVDVIKETAAKDPRVRLVRNDRNRGKGFSVRHGVLEARGEIVLFSDADLSSPIEESKKILDPIRQGLLDLAIGSRALDRSLIGVRQSWLREQSGKVFNAFVRTILHLPYSDTQCGFKAFRRHLMIPVFERQRIFGFGFDPEMLYLARLRGLRAGEIPVRWNHVQGSKVHFLSDAISMFFDLVRIRWNHLSGKYRWEE from the coding sequence ATGTCCCCAGGCGCTGTGGAAATCTCGGTTGTCATCCCGGCTTACAATGAAGCCCAAAGGATCTCCCTTTCGCTGGAACGTATCGGGGCTTACTTCAACAACGAACAATCCTCCGTCGAAATCGTCGTGGTGGATGACGGCTCGAGCGACCAGACGGTTGACGTGATCAAAGAAACGGCCGCGAAGGATCCACGGGTGCGGCTGGTGCGCAACGATCGCAACCGGGGCAAGGGATTCAGCGTTCGGCATGGCGTGTTAGAGGCCAGGGGAGAAATCGTGCTGTTCAGCGATGCCGACCTGTCGTCGCCGATTGAAGAATCGAAGAAGATTCTGGATCCCATTCGCCAGGGACTCCTCGATCTGGCCATTGGCTCACGGGCGCTCGACCGGAGCTTGATCGGGGTTCGCCAATCCTGGTTGCGCGAGCAATCGGGAAAGGTGTTTAATGCATTCGTCCGGACCATCCTGCATCTGCCGTATAGCGATACCCAGTGCGGTTTCAAGGCCTTTCGGCGTCATCTCATGATCCCCGTGTTTGAACGCCAGAGGATTTTTGGTTTTGGATTTGATCCCGAGATGCTCTACCTGGCCAGGCTCCGGGGCCTTCGGGCGGGTGAAATTCCGGTCCGCTGGAATCACGTGCAAGGATCCAAGGTGCATTTTCTGTCGGATGCCATCTCCATGTTTTTCGATTTGGTGAGGATCCGCTGGAACCATCTGAGCGGAAAATACCGCTGGGAGGAGTGA
- a CDS encoding amino acid permease: protein MASPLFHKKTVDRILREADKPEHQLKRVLGPLSLTALGIGAIIGAGIFATTGTAAAGDSLRVGAGPGLILSYFLTAVACGFCALCYAELASMIPISGSAYTYAYATLGEFVAWVIGWDLILEYAVGNVAVAVSWSGYFQDLLRGMGIELPKWLATNYNNAMGSPEILSSAPHIFGIPLFINLPAVAIVAAITTLLVVGIRESSNFNSVIVAIKLVVVVGFIVVGAKYVKPAHWQPFMPNGWTGVLTGASLVFFAYIGFDAVSTTAEECRNPQRDLPIGMIASLIVCTILYVAVTAVLTGIVPYQELGTAEPLSTALRLIHLNWASGILSFGAVIAMTAVLLVFQMGQPRIFFSMSRDGLLPRKFSTVHPRFRTPHVPTIITGIAVATFAAFVDINSAVEFTNIGTLFAFILVATGVMVLRYSDPDRVRPFRCPWVPVIPVLAIISCIVLMGYLPLVTWLRFVGWFLLGIVIYFLYSQKNSKLREQERTEAGANP, encoded by the coding sequence GTGGCCTCACCACTCTTTCACAAGAAAACGGTCGATCGAATACTGCGCGAAGCGGACAAGCCCGAGCATCAATTAAAACGGGTGTTGGGTCCTCTCAGCCTGACCGCCTTGGGCATTGGCGCCATCATTGGAGCGGGAATTTTTGCCACCACGGGGACTGCGGCGGCAGGCGATTCACTGCGTGTCGGGGCCGGGCCGGGCCTGATCCTCTCTTATTTTTTGACTGCCGTTGCCTGCGGGTTTTGCGCCCTCTGTTACGCCGAACTGGCGTCAATGATTCCCATCTCGGGCAGTGCCTACACTTATGCTTACGCCACGCTGGGGGAATTTGTCGCCTGGGTCATTGGCTGGGATTTAATCCTCGAGTACGCCGTGGGAAACGTCGCCGTCGCGGTGAGCTGGTCCGGTTACTTCCAGGATTTGCTCCGCGGGATGGGGATTGAACTCCCGAAGTGGCTGGCCACCAATTACAACAACGCCATGGGATCCCCGGAGATCCTTTCTTCTGCCCCTCACATTTTTGGCATCCCCCTATTCATCAACTTGCCGGCGGTTGCGATTGTCGCTGCGATTACCACGCTGCTCGTGGTCGGCATCAGGGAGTCCTCCAATTTCAACTCCGTCATTGTTGCCATTAAATTGGTCGTTGTGGTCGGGTTCATTGTGGTTGGTGCGAAATATGTGAAGCCGGCCCACTGGCAGCCGTTTATGCCCAACGGCTGGACCGGCGTGTTGACGGGCGCTTCCCTCGTGTTTTTTGCTTACATTGGGTTTGACGCCGTTTCCACGACGGCGGAGGAGTGCCGGAATCCACAGCGCGATCTACCGATTGGGATGATTGCGTCTTTGATCGTCTGTACGATCCTCTATGTGGCCGTGACCGCGGTCCTGACGGGGATCGTTCCCTATCAGGAACTGGGGACGGCGGAACCGCTCTCCACCGCCTTGCGCTTGATCCATCTGAATTGGGCTTCAGGGATCTTGTCGTTCGGGGCTGTGATTGCCATGACCGCGGTGTTATTGGTTTTTCAAATGGGTCAACCCCGCATCTTCTTCTCCATGTCCCGGGACGGCCTGTTACCCCGTAAGTTTTCGACCGTCCATCCCCGCTTTCGAACTCCCCATGTGCCAACCATCATCACGGGGATTGCGGTGGCGACCTTTGCGGCGTTTGTAGACATCAATTCGGCAGTGGAGTTCACCAATATCGGGACCTTGTTTGCGTTTATTCTGGTGGCGACGGGGGTCATGGTTCTGCGTTACAGCGACCCGGACCGAGTCCGACCGTTCCGCTGCCCCTGGGTGCCTGTGATTCCGGTGCTCGCCATTATTTCCTGCATCGTCCTGATGGGCTATTTGCCCCTGGTCACGTGGCTCCGCTTTGTCGGCTGGTTCCTCCTGGGGATCGTAATCTATTTCCTATACAGCCAAAAAAATAGTAAACTCCGAGAGCAGGAACGAACTGAGGCTGGGGCCAATCCTTAA
- a CDS encoding UvrD-helicase domain-containing protein — MSASEDLNPDQRKAVEIVDGPLLILAGAGSGKTRVITCRISHLIEGCGVRPENILAVTFTNKAADQMKERVYRLMQGRHSSSPLICTFHSLCVRILRREIEKLNYSRNFTIYDEADQESLMKACIKEVGLDSKFLTPRSVLAQVSYAKNQSITPERFYAMASDARREQVAILYELYEKKLRRANALDFDDLLLRTVELLGEFPEVRDRYNEKFQYILVDEYQDTNQSQYRIIRHLTRARQNLCVVGDEDQSIYRWRGADIQNILNFEQDYPNAALIKLEQNYRSTQVILDAASAVVSNNVARKGKSLWTERKEGERLGFFEAPDAENEALFVASRMQLLREKRGETKCAVLYRTNAQSRSFEEAFRRLGIPYHMVGGFSFYDRAEIKDILSYLRFSVNTEDSVSLERIINTPARGIGRSTWEGIGQAARDQAVSLWKALGLRMERQTLSERGQNALKKFQGLVGEIQEKVEERALPDLIRFILEASGYRQMLQDEDTDEARSRIENLNELMNAAADAAERGETLREFLDRAALVSDQDSFDEKAGVSLMTIHSAKGLEFPVVFVVGLEEGLFPHSRSMVTQEELEEERRLFYVAMTRAQNLLSLSRVRMRRFYGAESFDVTEPSRFLGEIPPSLVEDFSALLPSSRSRRVYEGPTYNTVDHIRQALRGRGKDTSAGRAVGLPSFSSLSKPGASKWKSKFQLGSQVRHPKYGIGTVLRSEGEGDTLKLSVNFRQYGLKKLIEKFAGLENAES; from the coding sequence TTGTCGGCATCCGAGGATTTGAATCCCGACCAGCGGAAGGCTGTCGAAATTGTCGACGGGCCCCTGTTGATCCTTGCAGGGGCCGGCAGCGGGAAGACCCGGGTCATCACCTGCCGAATTTCCCACCTGATTGAAGGGTGTGGCGTACGACCCGAGAACATTCTGGCCGTGACTTTCACCAACAAGGCGGCCGACCAGATGAAGGAGCGCGTCTACCGCCTGATGCAGGGAAGGCACTCCAGCAGCCCGCTCATCTGCACCTTCCATTCGTTGTGCGTCCGGATACTCCGCCGGGAGATCGAAAAGCTGAACTATTCGAGGAATTTCACTATTTATGATGAGGCCGACCAGGAGAGCCTCATGAAGGCGTGTATCAAGGAGGTAGGCCTGGACAGCAAGTTCCTGACGCCCCGGTCTGTGTTGGCGCAGGTGAGTTATGCCAAGAATCAATCGATCACCCCGGAGCGGTTTTACGCGATGGCGTCGGATGCACGGCGGGAGCAGGTCGCCATCCTGTACGAACTCTACGAGAAGAAGCTGAGAAGGGCCAATGCCCTTGACTTTGATGATCTCCTGTTGCGGACGGTTGAGCTTCTGGGCGAGTTTCCTGAGGTGCGCGATCGATACAACGAAAAATTTCAGTACATCCTGGTGGACGAGTATCAAGACACGAACCAGTCCCAATACCGGATCATCCGCCATCTGACCCGGGCCCGGCAGAACCTCTGCGTGGTGGGGGACGAAGACCAGTCGATCTACCGCTGGCGGGGCGCGGATATTCAGAATATTCTTAACTTCGAGCAGGATTATCCCAACGCTGCGCTCATCAAGCTGGAGCAAAACTACCGCTCCACCCAGGTCATTCTGGACGCCGCAAGTGCCGTCGTCTCCAATAACGTCGCCCGCAAGGGAAAATCCCTGTGGACCGAGCGCAAGGAGGGGGAACGTCTGGGTTTTTTTGAGGCTCCGGACGCTGAAAACGAGGCCCTGTTTGTGGCTAGTCGGATGCAGCTCTTGCGGGAGAAGCGCGGTGAGACAAAGTGCGCCGTCCTATACCGGACTAACGCTCAGTCGCGTTCCTTTGAAGAGGCATTTCGACGGTTGGGGATCCCCTATCACATGGTGGGAGGGTTCAGTTTCTACGATCGCGCGGAGATCAAAGACATCCTCTCCTATCTCCGGTTTTCGGTGAATACCGAGGACTCCGTCAGCCTGGAGCGGATTATCAACACCCCGGCGCGTGGGATCGGCCGCTCGACCTGGGAGGGGATCGGGCAGGCCGCGCGCGATCAGGCGGTCAGCTTGTGGAAGGCCCTCGGGCTGCGGATGGAACGGCAAACCCTGTCCGAGCGGGGCCAGAATGCGCTGAAGAAGTTCCAGGGCCTGGTCGGAGAGATCCAGGAAAAGGTGGAAGAGCGTGCCTTGCCTGATTTGATCCGGTTCATCCTGGAGGCGTCAGGCTATCGGCAGATGCTCCAGGATGAGGACACGGATGAGGCTCGATCCAGGATTGAGAACCTGAACGAATTAATGAATGCCGCGGCGGATGCGGCGGAGCGGGGGGAGACGCTGCGTGAGTTTTTGGACCGCGCCGCTCTGGTGTCCGATCAGGATAGTTTTGACGAGAAGGCGGGGGTTTCGCTCATGACCATCCACAGCGCGAAGGGCCTCGAATTTCCTGTGGTTTTCGTCGTGGGGCTGGAGGAGGGCCTGTTCCCGCACAGCCGCTCCATGGTGACTCAGGAAGAACTGGAGGAGGAGCGGCGCCTTTTCTACGTGGCGATGACGCGGGCCCAGAACCTGTTGTCTCTGTCTCGCGTCCGGATGAGAAGGTTCTATGGAGCGGAGTCCTTTGACGTCACGGAGCCGTCGCGCTTTCTGGGCGAGATTCCGCCTTCCCTGGTGGAAGACTTCTCCGCGTTGCTTCCGTCATCCAGGTCTCGGCGAGTTTACGAGGGACCGACCTATAACACCGTTGACCATATCCGACAGGCGCTCCGCGGGCGCGGCAAGGACACTTCTGCGGGGAGGGCGGTGGGCCTTCCCTCGTTTTCATCCCTATCCAAGCCGGGCGCAAGCAAGTGGAAATCAAAATTCCAGCTCGGCAGTCAGGTCCGACATCCCAAGTATGGAATTGGAACAGTGCTCCGGAGCGAGGGGGAAGGTGACACCCTCAAGCTGAGCGTCAACTTTCGACAGTACGGGTTGAAAAAGCTGATAGAGAAATTTGCCGGCTTGGAAAATGCGGAGTCTTGA
- a CDS encoding response regulator — protein MDTAPKEQILIVDDEEAIRLLLEEALSTQGYRTRAASNADEALTALSLKHFDLVLSDVRMPGMDGLGLLAEIGKRHEDVGVLLLTACEDVSMAVRAMKMGALDYVVKPLRLHEINSTIQRALDRHQKELEERRYIMRLEEVVKEQTFELRKTFEHLQDSSETALEALVAALDAREHETQAHSMRVREYTLHLARTMGVDAALLPDVSRGAMLHDVGKIGVSDNILLKPGKLTEPEWTEMRKHPQTGYWILDGIQGLKAASEIVLAHQEKFDGSGYPRKLKGEDITPGARIFAVIDCFDAITSDRPYRKAAGYETAREEIVRCSGTQFDPYVVKHFLRIAPGEWSEIRQRTLPEKGSLLGQ, from the coding sequence ATGGATACAGCACCGAAAGAACAGATTTTGATTGTCGACGACGAGGAAGCCATTCGTCTGCTGTTAGAAGAGGCGCTGAGTACCCAGGGCTACCGGACAAGGGCAGCCAGCAACGCCGACGAAGCGCTTACAGCGCTATCCTTGAAACACTTTGATCTCGTCCTCTCCGATGTGCGAATGCCCGGAATGGACGGACTCGGACTGTTGGCCGAGATCGGCAAAAGGCATGAGGACGTGGGGGTGCTTCTGTTGACGGCTTGCGAGGATGTTTCGATGGCAGTCCGGGCCATGAAGATGGGGGCGCTCGACTACGTTGTCAAGCCCTTGCGTCTTCATGAAATCAACAGCACGATCCAGCGGGCCCTGGATCGTCATCAGAAGGAATTGGAAGAGCGCCGCTATATCATGCGGCTGGAAGAGGTTGTCAAAGAGCAGACTTTTGAACTCCGCAAGACGTTTGAACATTTGCAGGACTCGTCCGAGACGGCCCTGGAAGCCCTGGTCGCCGCCCTCGACGCGAGGGAACACGAGACGCAGGCACACTCCATGCGGGTGCGGGAGTACACCCTCCATTTGGCGCGGACCATGGGCGTGGACGCCGCCCTGCTTCCGGATGTCTCGCGAGGGGCCATGCTCCACGATGTGGGCAAGATCGGCGTGTCGGACAACATCCTCCTCAAACCCGGAAAGCTGACAGAGCCTGAATGGACCGAAATGCGAAAGCACCCCCAGACCGGATACTGGATTCTTGATGGCATTCAGGGACTCAAAGCGGCAAGTGAAATTGTGCTGGCACACCAAGAGAAATTCGACGGGTCCGGGTATCCCCGGAAACTGAAAGGGGAAGACATCACTCCGGGAGCGCGCATTTTTGCGGTGATCGATTGCTTTGACGCCATCACGTCCGACCGCCCCTATCGAAAAGCGGCTGGCTACGAGACCGCACGGGAGGAGATCGTACGTTGTTCGGGAACCCAGTTTGATCCGTATGTCGTGAAACACTTCCTCAGGATCGCTCCCGGGGAGTGGTCGGAAATCCGCCAGAGAACCCTCCCTGAAAAAGGAAGCCTGCTCGGTCAGTGA